The Apium graveolens cultivar Ventura chromosome 10, ASM990537v1, whole genome shotgun sequence nucleotide sequence gttgatatgaatatatgagtacaagaataaataaattaattacaactcaaactatatcTTGTTCAACTGGATTTGTATTTCGAGTATAATGAACAAAAAAGTGTTTCAGATGAAGAGATATAGACGTTAAATTTATAGACAAAGTCTAACAGATTTTGTTTCAAACAAAAGACAAGATAACTGATAAATATGGAACGGTTTTGTTTGAAGTAATTTGAATAAGTTCTGAAAATAATCTGTTAGAGTATTTGAAAATGGATAAACTTAGTTAAAGATAATTATTTAAAAGATTCAAACTAAATTTAAGATAAGTGTTACGAGAGAAGTGGTTTAAATCCGTTCAAATTAAGATGTACATTAAACCTTAAATATTTAACATAAGATTTGTCGGAGAAGAGGTTTAAATCCAGTTAAACTAAAATGTATATTAAACCTTAAATCTTATCCGCTAGAATGTCTCTGGAAACCGCAATCTTGTTTCTTGAATCATTCTGTTGAATTATTCTCATTCTGCTATCATCAGAAAATTTGCAAACTAACAAATAGAGGTGCTAGTACAAACTAACAACTTAGAATATAGTTTAACCTTCCAACTATTATTCACAAATCTAAATAAAAATGCCGAAAAATAACAGTTTACCAATCGAATTCAAATCGATACTCAATAAGTATACATGACGTGAAGTGTCAGTAAAATTTTCCTATTTTACCTTTTATTAAGTTTGTAGATAGAAAAAAAATGATGAGTGTCGACTGTGTCTTAATATTTAATCCATGCTATTCTGGactcttttttttttttgctaaattattCTGGACTCTTTAAAGAACACTACTTGTGTAGTGTAGCTATTGTATAGTTCTATAGATGTATTCTTCCTGTAAAGTAATGTATGTAATGTTTCTTACATCTACCTACAGTCCTCTAACGTTCCGCCACAAACGTTAATTTGTAGCAGTAAGAGGATATGTGGAGTCTAAGGATTTGATTGCAGCAGTAGCAGCAGCCTCCGGGTTCCGATTTGGTTGTTTAATTGAATAATCAGCTCCTCTGAAAATATTTAGAAGCTCTTCAAATGCAGGAGTCCTGAGCTCTTGTATGGATGCCATGCTAGGAAGATTATATGTTTTAACTGTTGTCGGACAAGAATGATTTTCCGCCTGGTGATTAGAAATTGAGAGTATACACATAAATAAATCATCAGTAACGACAGATATaagaaattataaaaatttagaaGTTATCGATCTGAATCAAAGAAAACGAGAGTTATGATAAAGCATTTTCTGATGCACTTACCACCATGTATTCATTTACTAGGCACTTCTCTGAAATTTCTCTAATCTCAACAATTTTTTGAGAATGTGCACTTTTCATGTCTGTCAAATCCTCTTGACAGGGATCTGTAAGGGAATTAATATTCTGACATGCTTTATGATCAAGGCCCAGTAAATCTGAAGAAAAGTCGGTTCTCAGTACATAACTTAAATATTAGTTACTAATTAGTTTGGCATTAACACCATGTGTGAAGGATCATCCTTAATCTGTAACTTACACTCAATGTAAGAAAGGGAATTGTTGTTGGCAGTATCAGCTTCCTCAAGTGTGGAAAGTGCAACCGTGGAGAGATGAGCATACAATTTTTGATTGGATTCCTTGCCAACTCTAAGAAATCACATTGCGGATTAATAACTTAAAAATTACAATAGCTACGTTTACTAGAAGCAAACAATTGAAAAATATCTGCTTACTTGATGATGGAATCAATGGAGTCGACATTGCTTCTTTGCTGGCGGAGGAGGGATTCATATGCCTGGTTCCATCGTTCTGAAACTGTTTTTGCCTTCTTCATGCTGCAGATAAATCCGCAATAAGTCAGATAACAGATAATAACGAGAATACTTGCTAAATATAGAAATGCGGATAGTAAAGAATTAGATATAATAATGGTAATTGTATGGTTAATTTTCCTTGTACCATAACATAAAGCCATTATCCATCTTATCCTTCGCAATATTCATTGTGGCAGTATCTTCGAGATATTGTCTCTCAGTTTTACTTGTATAACTTGTACATTCTTCTTGTGCAGAACATGTGCAACTTTGGATGTTTGACATTTCCTCTTGAAGCTTGCTTGTTCTACTAGTGGAACTGTCCCGAAGGTCATCTGCTGCTGTTTGTACCTGAATTAAAAGATAATTACTTGCTTCATGGAAATAAAGATAAAATTTAACTCATACAGATCGCAGTGCAGAGGTGAGCAACAAAGCCACTGACAAAAAGGGGTGCAAAGTACCAATTTCTTTTTCCTAGCATTTGAACTTGCTAAAAGCTCTGCAACCATGTTTAATAGTTGCCTTTCTTCACAATCAGCATACTCCTAAATGAAAGGAAAATGTAGAATATTAAAAGAGTCTATGAAGGCTCTAAAGCATAAGGAAAAAAGTTTCCTACTGAACACATACCTCGTAGTTCTTCTTAAGAGCAAATAACTTCTGATCATCAATTTTTTGTTCTTCTTCGACAATTAGAGTTAATTTAGAGATGTATGTGCTAAGCATTTTGCAGAAATTCAATATAGTTCTCGAAACTGTTTGAGTTGTCTGGTACGTTTTGGCATGATGCTGAGAAGAGAGGAGCAATATGCGAAAGAAGTTATAGGTATCAAGTATTACTCCAGACTGGAAAAATAGCTAAACGTCTCAAAGTTAATGTATGAGAACTGAACTCTAGTCGCAAACCTCATGTTGTTGCTCTAAATATGATGCAATAGTTTGCTCTTGACTAGTGAGGCTACTCTGGAAATcattgagcactgcattggccTCTGATGAGACCTCTTTAATTAGCTGTAAAACAAAAAGATGCGCAGTGGAGAGTCAGCCATGATGAGGAACAAGTAGAAGAAGGTTCATTTAGACGAAAAGTGTTGCTCACATCTTCAAAAGTTGAAGACTGTTTTGAAGATTCTGAGCTTATATTGTTGAAGGTTAATTGGGAAGATCCATCAAGTTCACCAGCTAAATTCGATAATGACTTAATACCAGATCCATATATGTCTTTTAGCTTTCTAAGTTGTACGCGCAGCTCTTCAGTTGCCTATCCATATGTCAGGACGATTACTAATTATTTTCCAGTGAAAGCTATGAGAGTCACAATTTTGATTCCAAATTTTTTACCTTATCCTTATCTGAGACAAAATAATCTGCATTTATTTCAATATCTTTCAATTGCTTTTGTTGCTTTTTAACGGATACTTCAACAACACTGTGTAAAATCTCAAGCTGCTGAGCTAACTGAGTATGGAAGCTTTGGATTAGAGCTTTATTTCCATTTTCCATATTGTCCTTCCTTTCTGTTgaaaagacatgaaaagataaatCAGGCTCAGGGCCTCAATTAATGCCTTTATATATATAGCTTGATAAAATCATTATTTAGTAGAAAGCTAAAAATCAACCAATTTGCGCAAACAATCTGGATAGCTCGGATGATGCAGTCTCCAGATCAGCTCGAAGCTCAAATGCTCGTTCAGTAAGAGCTTTTTCTGAGAAAGAATAACAATCATCGCCGAGTCACTTAACCACTTGTCTTAAATAGATAGAAAAACAAGAAGATGAACTCAGAAGAAGAGAAAATTCAAGCAGAAGAAAAAGAATCTGAAGTTGAGCTGAGATTCTTAACTTAAAAGTTTCGACCAGCTCAATAAAGTTCTAATGGAATATAAGGCAATTTACGCACCAGAACTAAGGACATTATATATCAAGTAATCCTTCTCTTTAACTGTATCATTGGCTTGTCTGCAACTTTTTTCGAGATCAAAGAAAGCATGTTTACTTTCCTCAAGTTGTCTCTGTAGTAAAAAACATGAACATGAGCAGCTTTAGATAGCTTTGTCTGTGGTAATGATAGAATCTCATCCAACAAAAAATCTGAGATTTTAATTGTGATTTTGATGATTGGATACCTGAACCCTCTCAAGATTATCTTTCAAGTTGTCTGTTAACTGTTGTTGATAAATGTAGAGTTCTTGAAGCTCTATTAGTTGCTGCTCAGAAAGTTATTTGGTTCTCAGCACTCTTGAACAGACTAGAAGATTTTAAAGCTGCGATGACTACAAGAAGATGGCACATACCTTGTCTTTAAACTCTAAATTAAGCTCCATGCGCTCTAATTTCTCAGCCATTTCCTGCGTAGAATTACTTTTAGAATGCAAAGTCCAATTTTTCAAAATGTTGTAATATTGTTTGCTAATGAAACAAGAGCAGTATAATCTACTTATGAGGCTTCTTATGAACCTTCTTGGCAGCTTCTTCACTCTGATAACAATCATGCGGGATATAGATTCCATTTTTCTCCCTTGTAACATGTAATTCTGAcaagaagcaaaagcaaaaaaaagtgaaaaaaaaaCAACCAAAAAGACGGTTTTATGACAAGATGTGAGATGAGTTGTAAGCATACCTGATGAgaaactaaaacaaaataaaaaaattaaaaaaggCCATCAGTTATATGATTCTTTAAGAACATAATCTTTAAAGTTGTCAAGGTACCTTGTTTAAGACGGTCTATCTTTGTGTACAGATCTTTGATCATTGCTGATTTAATCACCTTTTGATTAACCTACAAATAGCATTTGCAACTTTAATATTAGCAATTCAGAAGAATAAAACCATTAAATATtagataataacacttaaaataCTGTATAACAAAGAAGGACGACACTAACCTCTGGCCGATTTTTGATGTTTTTAGCACGGTGTGCGTAATCAAGACTACAGAGTGTCTCGTCCAGACAGTTTATAGATGGTGAAACTGTGGCAATTATGCATGTCTTAGTTTTTCCTCCTAAGGAATCTCTCAGCAACCTAGTTAATTTGCTGTCCCTGAAATTTCATATAGTATAGGTTTTGTCAAATCGCTTTAAGCATTATTTATATGCTGCATACTTGGTCATATGCAAAATAGGGTTTGAACCTGTATGGAACATGTCCCGAGTTCTCAACTAGTGCATTGATAACCCGACCAAGTGTAAGGAGACTCTTGTTGATTTCGCCAGCTTCCCTTGCTCGTCCCTGTATTTATAATGAAAAGAAAGCATACATTAGTCAACTTATATCAATATCCCAACAGGTTAAAAAATTAGATAGCAGATGAACTGTCATCATATGAGGAGTCTGCCATTAAATACAATGGTCATTGGTCAAGTATTTACTGGCAGAAACCACATATCAGGGAGAGGATAGTTCTATATCTTGGTATTTAAAAGTTTTATACCTCTTTTGCTCCAGAGCGGAGTATATTCTCAGAACCAGCAAGATCAACGAGATTTAGTTTTCCACATTTGATAAGCTCAACTCCTTCTGAACTACATTCCTTGATATGAATTGTGACAGTAAATAAAGAGTGAGAGCGGTTACTTTGTTTGTTAACATCTGTCTCTGCAATACACTTTTTTGCGGTCCCTTTCTCCAATATATTAAATATTTCATCTGCAGTGTATACTACCTCCTCTTCAAGGCCTTTAACAAACACAGCCCCTTTGCCATGTTCCATAAGAGCTACTGGCTTCTTTATTCTGCCATCAGAGCACTTCAGTCCCTCATCTGGTGCAAGAAGATCTGTTACCTCCTCATTGTAGAGCTCTATAAACGACACTTTTATGTTGTAGTCAGCCTTCTGAGCTTCAAGGATGTCAAAAACTTGCTGTACAGCTCTCGGAATGACCCCTGCATCCATATGTATTCCTCCCTTCTACACATAAAGGAGCAAATTAAGACCTAATGACTGACACAGACATAAAACTGACTTTTTAAACCAGAGCTCACGTACTACATTGAGTTACCAGCGGTCTTACAGTACTACATTGAGTTACCAACCGTCTTAAAGGTTCTAGTAGAGTGGCTTAACTAGATCATCTATCTTTAACAAACACATATTATTATTTCATTCCAGAAACAAGCATACCCCATCTTTTCTTCCTTCACCTTGCATCGTGTAAGTCTTTCCGGTTCCAGTCTGACCATATGCAAAGATAGTGCAATTATAGCCCTCTAGAGCTTCATTAACTATAGGAGCAACAACTTGATCATACAAGTCTTTTTGTTTGCAATTTGAATCAAATACCTAGACAAACAATATATAAACAAAATACTTTATCAATCATATGTACCCGATTGAAGATAACTAATCATGCCTAGTTAAGAAAGGACACTTATAAAATGTTAGACCTTGTCAAACACAAATGTCTTATTAATCTGTTTGGTTCCAGTGTTTTGGAATACCGTGACATCTCTTTTAAGTTCATTACAGGAAACAGCCACCGGCGTCTTTGCCTTCATCTCCTCATTGCTCAAGGGCCTAGACATGAATGCATGCATTCACCCATTGTCAGCAGACACACAAAGAAACGTGATTAAAACTGAAGCATCTATGGTCTAACAACTCACCTGCAACGCAACACAACCTGCACATTAACTCCGTCTTTTTCATGCTTAAAACTCAAGTTTCCCTTGCTTGATCGTAAATCTCTGGTTGGCTTATCACTTGACCGTGAAGTCTGAGACGAAGAGGAACTTGCATTCACCCTCTTCCGTGAAGTCGACATTGTAGAATCCTGATTCTCAATCTGCTACCTGACCCTATTTAGATATCACTGGAATGACATAGTCCAAATGTAGATTACAGAAATGTATAAAACATAAATAAGAAAACACTGTCATAAAAAATCAGGAATCTTCCAATTCCATGACAATGGAACCATTGTAGTTACAGCCGAGTAAAGAAGATTGGATAGCTAGTAAAACAGGGGAGGATCAACATGAAGAGAAAGAAGACAGTGAAAAGAAGCTAAAAAAACTCATCTGGGTTAAAAGAGCCGGCCTGTTGTTGCATTGTAGTTTATGAAGATTAAAAAAACAGTGCATATGCAACAGCAATATGAGAGAGAAGGATTCAagaacgagagagagagagtaaataATTATGGCGTTACTTACTAGTCGAAAAATTAAAAGCCATCTTTTACGTTATTTCAGAGATTATAAATACTATAACATACATCCGAAAATTCAAGAAATTAAATACTAACCGGTGACAAACATTGATATCCCTCATTTCCGAGATAAGTTTTTCTTTTAAGTACAGACCTTCTGATTAATTTTCGTAATTCGATTTTAATACGAGCCATTGATCACGTACAAATTTATTTCTGAGGATAAAGTGCAAAAATAATAGCAATCTGAATAAAAATGGCCCAATTAAACGGGGAAAGCAGATACGAAGAAAACACGGGAGTGAAGTTGTAAGAAGAAACAAACGGGCAGTGTTGTATTGTGTCCTTGCTCCTCTGCCTATCTTATTTGTGCCGTCTTTGTTTTCATAACTCTTCATCTCTTGTGAGCTTGACTATAAGTATAACACGAGTTAATTGTATAGTGCACctatttattttgaaatattatCAGTTTAATCCTACTTATttcaataattatactttatatCATTTAGGTGCTATTTTTATTTTTGACGTTACCATTAAATCACTTAGGGATAAAGAAGTAATTTAACGATATTTTATTGTATTTTTTACTGTTAAAGTTCTACCCAATTTATATCTGAACCGTTGatttttttttttcatttctgaccttcaactaattttttttacattttttcaaaaatttaagaatttaagaatatttgaaataatttgaacaaaaacaaaaaatacaaaaaaataatattttacggAAACAACAATGAAACGGGTGCAAAATGTGCCGCCTAAAAAATATGGGATGCAAAATACAAATAATCAAATGATTAATACCGAACTGATATTGAAAAAACCCAAAAGGATACATATTGTAATTTAcctttataaaatattattttaaaaaagtGCAAAGAGAATTATAATCTATCTATTCTCTTCTATATATATAATTGAACATGTTGATAAAATTCATGAGATTTTTTATTCTCATTGCAATAACTATTTTATCCCTTTATATGTGTTATTTAGTgggaaaaaatattttttctagGGAATCGAACATAGGTCTTACAATTGTTTTACAAGATCTCTAACCATTGTACTACTTAAATCATATATGATCTTTAAACGAATAAATATTCGGTATTTCTATTACTGAGACTTACTAATAACTTATAATCATATTTTTTTTACATTTCCTATTTTGTAtcatatttttatataatattatttaattaacaTATATGTAATATTTTGTTAAATACACACGATATGAAACATGGTTaatcaaattaaaattaaatagtATACATTTACGATGGAATATATACAATAGTTCAATAGATATATTTTATCTCAATTTATTATCAAAAAcatatattaaatttaaattaattaatatatataaatacactAAATTATATTATTTGATTGGATCcattatataatatttatagaAATATAATCATATTAATCACGAAAAATGGCATAGAATTATTTCATAAAATTCTACAAGGATTTAAAAATTTGAACAAATATTTATGACAATTgagtcaaatttataaaaataattttagaaataaattaataatattagtAAGTTAGTATATGGAGAAAGGTTGAAAATCATCTCCTTCTATATATTAAAGGGCAACCAAGGGCAAATTGCTGTGAAATTATAACTTTAaccttttattttaaaaaattacacAAATAACACCCATATATAGTTTAAGTAAAAATTAAGAAGAATTTTTATATACACCAAGATTCGAACTCTTACCTTTCCATTGTTAAGTACATTTCAATACCATTATACTACATATCTCATTACATCCTTTTTAAAAATCTTATTAGATAAATCACATCAACTTTTTCTATTGTaatatttttctattattttaacttttgaataaataaaatgtTGCATTATATTATTTATGTTGCATTATATTATTTATGTAACTCCCGTTTTTTAGTTTTCATAGTTTAATTTATAACTATATCTCCTTCTATATATTAAAATTGAACCATTTTAATGGTGGTAAAATTACAATTTTGGTCTTTTATGttggaaaattataaaaatacgATTTCTCGCACAATTTTAGCTAAAATTAGGTATATTGTTGTGTGCACTAAGAATCAAACCCCAAATCTTCTAATCAAAGATTTCATAGCACTACGATTATGCTACATAACATCCCTTcttattttaaaattcttattagATAAACTAAATCCTCTCTTTTTATCAAATTCTTCTTTTACTACTTtattttttgagtaaataaaatattggtttatattatttatatgtctcctttttgtttagtttttgtagtttcattataaaattttaaaaatgtcaCCACCTCATATTTGTTTCACTCAGCTCATATTCATTTCCAATTTGTTTCACTCACTTCATACTTATAAATTCtcttagtatatatatatatatatattatctatatatattttaatatattttattaaataattttttataaaacagtatttaaaaaattataacaattttaaaataatctataattttattgatcaattttttacattataatataatacacatttttaatttttcattcatttacattataaatcaattttaatatgatttgatattaaaaatatgagatattatcaatatttttatatttacGAATTATTAgacaattttttatttaaaaaatatactaaaaatataaaattattattttaaattatttctccACATCACCGTGGGAATCCCCGTTCCGGCGGGAATCGATAATAAAAAGAATTCTCATTTAAGATTCAAGGTGCGTTAGGAAACAGGGGCAGGAATTGTACTCCCTGACCCCGAAGTGACACAATGCATATCCTTACAAACAAactttaaatatttttgttataatgatatagtttttaattattttattaacatATAGCTTACAATAAATATCTAATCTCAAAATTATCGGGCTAAGTTAAAATCGAACTTTACTATAAAAAAATAAGCTTTCACCACTTACGTTATCCAATACCGCTTCAATAGTATgtattaaaagaaaaaaaaatgagaCAATACAGTAAAAAGTTAAAATAAATCATTTATCGTATTAAAAAATTATATGTGTATAAATACAAATTTGttcgaaataatattttaatatatatgaaGGCTCTTGCCTCACACGGGCTTTTATACTAGTTTAGTAATAAAAGTCGTCAACGATTAAAATACGCTATATTAATCCCTATATTATAAAACAATCCATGTATGACCTATATCAATACGGTCATCACTATAATATATTCTCAAATACATATcttgtaacatccgggatatatcgtgtaattatttttatcaataaataacatttatgtgattattatgtgaatttttggtgaattatctttgaactggtatctgtgtttggatatttaaatatgataaaatttgagtgttttaatttttatatgtccaaaataaagtgtagataattgtgatatttttctatttatttttatgatgttatatggttttataaatgatttatggatttaatacattattttcccgagtatttataaactattttgtataataaccaaccgacttcaaccgtttttacgtttttacaacccgaaagtTTCGAGAAAACTCTTTACTAACCTAATTGCGATATTACGAGAATTTTCCATGtattgacttttttgatccggagtacggttttccatgtgcgggtcccgacacaaaattttcgatacaatattcgtttcggtaaatcgataaaacccataatttcgagaaacgggatattttgattaaactattatattatcttctcgtaattcgtgtaatCAAAGCGCTGAGACAAAGTATGTATTTACAAAATGTATAATTTTGGTTATCCTAAAAGCGGTACCAATTTGGATCTGTTTTATCAAATATACATTATATTTTATatctgatatgatccaacggggtaccaatattctgtaatatgaatagcctttaccgtattttgttttgtacagaaaatcatttgcagtcagttaaatatatatatttttccagagaaaatcaATATATTCATAATATTCTTGAGAATTAAACTATAATttgaaggcgttatcgatatcggaTTTTGGAATTCTAGTAGTAAAAAAAAAGCTCTTGAAACCTACTATCAGATTCTACTAACCATACTGCTGAAGAATCAAAAGGTAATTTTTTATATAGTATTTAAATTCTAATTATTTTGGGTtgaattatgaatttttgattttggtGTTGTTTGTctgatttgatgcttgcatgttgtagataatttgatTCTGATCATTTTTGCATGTCATAATAGTCATTTGGAAACATGCTCAAATATgtattttaatttcaaattatgaaattagggtttttaggcagtttgaatgttcttaattaaaatttgggggtttcttccccaggggttattgatgaatttggttgataCCATCGTGTTTAGAATGATTCCAGGAGTCGATTTATGTATTTGAAATAATGTGAGGATTCTTGGATCGACCAAATCGAAGAAAACAAAACTCGCCGTCGACGGCGAGTTTCTTGTTCATTTTATGGCCAAATCTGtgattggttttgtgttttgattgcatgtacaAATTTCTGGTAGCCAGTAGATCAATTCTAAAGAGTTTGGTGACCTGAGGTGGCCAGAATCGTGTTCTTCGACGACATCCGGCGAAAATGACGACGAccactgcaaaattgcagtttggtccccgAAGTTTTAAAGAAGATACAGTTAGGTCCATGTAGTTTGTAAAATTTAaaaaataggatttcttttttgaaaatttataaaaattatattttttatttattttaatttcagaaattcgtttttaattattaaaaattccaaaaatcattattttaatttcaaaaattatttttaattcaaaaagaaatctgaattatttaattaattaatattagttcataattaattagttaattggtcaataaatttgaatattaattgatttaattaattattaattaattaataattgattatttaattagatttaataatttttttgatttaaaaattctgaaaaataatttcgagttttaaaatattattttaaattgttttcaaggctcgataattattataaaatgattttaaagccagattcgggtAATTGAACcttgttaattatttataaatgattcaactacccgttttaattccgaaaaatgtttaaaaattcgtattaaatatctggaaaaatattttaaccccgaatcttctttgaaaatgtatttttatcaaatatcttacgtgttatatgttatatgtgatctgattggtGTACGATATGCTTATATGTGTATTGTTTAACTGTTttaatcgtaactttcaatccgtaagtcggatttgggtaaaacgaagggtaggtagaagcttgtaacgaatagaataaGATGGgaataagtattgatagatacttgtgatgtaTGAGCAGAAGAAGcgaggcgtaggaaaggaaagcagataGTCAGTGAGTTAGAGTCAGTGAACAAAAGCAAGAGAAGCTTTATCGAATCGAGATAAGGCAAATACTTCtgaacctttttcgagatatataGCAAGAGATTTCTAAACTATCTTGATACGTGTTTGGAATAgttatgttttatattgcaagtgctttgaatcgagataaggaaagtacttctgaacctttctcgagatatatagCAAGTGATTTCTAAACTATCTTGATACTTGTTTGGAATAgttttgttttatattgcaagtgctttgaagcatttaaccctaaaccctgattacagttattgatctttgagccgtaagccttattctttgtaaaccattgattgttgaataccagATACAAACCACAGACATACGAtgctactccacaaatacatacaaaataaATAAACCAAAATTATTTAACATTCAAACCTTCATACCTTATACATCAAAATACTAATCCTTATAATCACGAGACCTTGATTCTTCTATCATGTGATTCTTTTACTGACTGATAGCCAATCTTTGTACTTACCTTGTTATATCCTATTGATGAttgtgaatcaccttatgcttgaaaatcaatgttgtttatgattctatttactgttttacattgtttattatgttattgttatagaattggattgttttataaatgtggaccagatttgtggtcggaccagattggtggtcatgttTGGACAATGTGTGCATTGGATCCAATAATTAGAGCATAGAtgtgtgccttactcggggttggtgcg carries:
- the LOC141693052 gene encoding kinesin-like protein KIN-5D translates to MSTSRKRVNASSSSSQTSRSSDKPTRDLRSSKGNLSFKHEKDGVNVQVVLRCRPLSNEEMKAKTPVAVSCNELKRDVTVFQNTGTKQINKTFVFDKVFDSNCKQKDLYDQVVAPIVNEALEGYNCTIFAYGQTGTGKTYTMQGEGRKDGGGIHMDAGVIPRAVQQVFDILEAQKADYNIKVSFIELYNEEVTDLLAPDEGLKCSDGRIKKPVALMEHGKGAVFVKGLEEEVVYTADEIFNILEKGTAKKCIAETDVNKQSNRSHSLFTVTIHIKECSSEGVELIKCGKLNLVDLAGSENILRSGAKEGRAREAGEINKSLLTLGRVINALVENSGHVPYRDSKLTRLLRDSLGGKTKTCIIATVSPSINCLDETLCSLDYAHRAKNIKNRPEVNQKVIKSAMIKDLYTKIDRLKQELHVTREKNGIYIPHDCYQSEEAAKKEMAEKLERMELNLEFKDKQLIELQELYIYQQQLTDNLKDNLERVQRQLEESKHAFFDLEKSCRQANDTVKEKDYLIYNVLSSEKALTERAFELRADLETASSELSRLFAQIERKDNMENGNKALIQSFHTQLAQQLEILHSVVEVSVKKQQKQLKDIEINADYFVSDKDKATEELRVQLRKLKDIYGSGIKSLSNLAGELDGSSQLTFNNISSESSKQSSTFEDLIKEVSSEANAVLNDFQSSLTSQEQTIASYLEQQHEHHAKTYQTTQTVSRTILNFCKMLSTYISKLTLIVEEEQKIDDQKLFALKKNYEEYADCEERQLLNMVAELLASSNARKKKLVQTAADDLRDSSTSRTSKLQEEMSNIQSCTCSAQEECTSYTSKTERQYLEDTATMNIAKDKMDNGFMLCMKKAKTVSERWNQAYESLLRQQRSNVDSIDSIIKVGKESNQKLYAHLSTVALSTLEEADTANNNSLSYIEYLLGLDHKACQNINSLTDPCQEDLTDMKSAHSQKIVEIREISEKCLVNEYMVAENHSCPTTVKTYNLPSMASIQELRTPAFEELLNIFRGADYSIKQPNRNPEAAATAAIKSLDSTYPLTATN